From one Aspergillus fumigatus Af293 chromosome 8, whole genome shotgun sequence genomic stretch:
- a CDS encoding putative isoamyl alcohol oxidase — MWLACMEPAVPGCVSFSSVDYGFKCGFINNDTVGIGQESYLSIIRSCASTYKMISFCFITFVSLLSFPGAVHTVSHCKLSPLDAEWPSNEEWAALNASIQGTLIRTAPVASSCYTGNPFVSTESCTSVKKYWSYAAYHSAWPESVDYSIYTNNSCVPPGVVGYTEGRGCTIGALPQYIVNATTEEQVARAMLWASKRNIRIVVKGTGHDLNGRSTGAYSLSIWTRNFRHIVHQASWPVPASNHTEDVIIIGSGNNWGSIYTAVHAINRTVVGGQDATVGPGGLIQNGGHGLLSSHHGLASDQVYQVTVITTDGRRLVANHAENEDLFWAVRGGGGGQFGVVTEFVLKTYPVAANVVSGGLSFYPSRSIKASELASWDALAETTRLIPDLMDSGMTGTVTAMTKEAAIRLTGVKESIPGVAVSINMIGYNMTMTKMNTSIHHLAARIRKYSNSSSLTVTYQAPSAQSYWAFVNPDPMASRASGASSSMSSRLLGRRELTDLSRGDLITHLQQILTSQEPEKGAMLLLGLQGGPGPAATSPEMRGSVLPAWRSAYVHAMVYGASINDTADPAEALATAAEWYESTIEPVWRRWAPDTGSYMNEGNAFSKTWKKDFYGENYDRLLAIKQRYDPDESMFVWSGVGSDRWEYDLRSGLLCRR; from the exons ATGTGGTTGGCTTGCATGGAGCCAGCCGTCCCTGGTTGCGtgtctttctcttcggtGGATTATG GGTTTAAGTGCGGATTTATAAACAACGACACTGTCGGCATCGGTCAGGAATCCTACCTGTCCATCATTAGATCGTGTGCGTCTACATAcaaaatgatatcattctgTTTCATTACCTTTGTGTCCCTCCTGTCTTTTCCCGGTGCAGTGCACACGGTATCACACTGCAAACTCTCCCCCCTTGATGCTGAATGGCCTTCTAACGAAGAATGGGCCGCGCTGAACGCATCAATCCAAGGGACCCTGATCAGGACGGCTCCGGTTGCGTCGTCCTGCTATACTGGAAATCCCTTTGTCTCGACTGAAAGCTGCACAAGCGTGAAGAAGTATTGGTCATATGCTGCATACCACTCCGCCTGGCCTGAGAGCGTTGATTACTCGATCTACACCAACAACTCCTGTGTGCCTCCTGGCGTTGTGGGATACACCGAGGGAAGGGGCTGTACCATCGGAGCTCTTCCTCAGTATATTGTCAATGCGACGACCGAGGAGCAGGTAGCGAGGGCAATGCTGTGGGCGTCCAAAAGGAATATCCGTATTGTGGTGAAGGGAACGGGCCATGATCTCAACGGACG ATCTACCGGCGCATATTCGCTTTCGATCTGGACACGCAACTTTAGGCACATCGTACATCAAGCTTCATGGCCTGTACCTGCCTccaaccacaccgaagacgtcatcatcattggGAGTGGCAACAACTGGGGATCTATATACACTGCCGTTCATGCTATCAACCGCACCGTCGTCGGCGGGCAAGACGCTACCGTAGGACCAGGCGGATTGATCCAGAACGGAGGCCATGGTCTGCTTTCTAGCCACCACGGTCTGGCCTCAGATCAGGTATACCAAGTTACAGTGATCACCACTGACGGCCGCCGGCTAGTGGCCAACCACGCCGAGAATGAAGATCTCTTCTGGGCTGTaagaggcggtggtggaggccAGTTCGGTGTTGTCACCGAGTTCGTTCTCAAGACGTACCCTGTGGCTGCGAACGTTGTCTCTGGCGGGCTCTCATTCTATCCCAGTCGCAGTATAAAAGCCAGTGAGCTCGCGTCATGGGATGCCCTGGCGGAAACCACACGCTTGATTCCTGATCTGATGGATTCAGGTATGACAGGAACTGTCACTGCGATGACGAAGGAGGCCGCCATTAGGCTTACCGGCGTCAAGGAGTCGATTCCCGGAGTAGCAGTCAGCATTAACATGATCGGATACAatatgacgatgacgaaAATGAACACTTCCATTCACCACCTCGCAGCGCGCATCAGGAAGTACAGCAATTCAAGCTCCCTCACAGTGACTTATCAAGCCCCCTCAGCTCAAAGCTATTGGGCCTTCGTAAACCCAGACCCCATGGCTAGCAGAGCATCCGGCGCTAGTAGTTCCATGAGCAGCCGACTCCTAGGCCGTCGGGAACTCACCGATCTGTCCAGAGGCGACCTAATCACCCATCTCCAACAAATCCTTACATCCCAGGAACCAGAAAAGGGCGCAATgctcctcctcggcctgcAAGGCGGTCCTGGACCCGCCGCCACATCCCCAGAAATGCGCGGTAGCGTGCTGCCCGCCTGGCGCTCCGCATACGTCCATGCCATGGTCTACGGTGCATCGATTAATGACACCGCAGACCCAGCTGAAGCTTTGGCAACGGCTGCAGAATGGTACGAGTCGACCATCGAACCGGTTTGGAGGCGCTGGGCCCCGGATACGGGGTCGTACATGAATGAGGGGAACGCTTTCAGTAAgacctggaagaaggatTTTTATGGCGAGAATTATGACCGGTTGCTTGCGATTAAGCAGAGGTATGACCCTGACGAGAGTATGTTCGTCTGGAGTGGGGTTGGGAGTGACAGGTGGGAGTATGATTTACGGAGTGGGCTGCTTTGTCGGAGGTAG
- a CDS encoding enoyl-CoA hydratase/isomerase family protein: MRIVMDYSTQTERFILARTCQSSTRILTLDRPNKRNALCQTLIDELLQQLKIASADPHIRAIVIAGSGAIFSAGADIKEIAQLDGESARQKRYLEDLCHGMKQVRKPIIAAVEGRALGGGFELALMADFIVATPEVEFRLPEISIGLIPGAGGTQRVTAAVGKYRAMNLILLNEPLSGSEAYQVGLVSKLVEPGMALSGALEIAEKLASWSAPTLMVAKEAICRADELQHDHEFERSLYYATFGTRDMAEGVTAFLEKRAPVWRTPS, from the exons ATGCGCATCGTCATGGATTACTCAACACAGACCGAACGGTTTATTTTGGCTCGAACATGTCAGAGTTCTACTCGTATTCTCACTCTGGATCGTCCTAACAAGCGAAACGCTTTATGTCAGACGCTTATTGACGAGCTATTGCAACAGCTAAAGATAGCCTCGGCTGATCCGCACATTCGAGCCATCGTCATTGCTGGTTCGGGCGCCATCTTCTCGG CTGGTGCCGACATCAAAGAGATCGCTCAGTTGGATGGCGAGTCTGCTCGGCAGAAGCGGTACCTTGAAGACCTCTGTCATGGGATGAAACAGGTCCGGAAACCTATTATTGCGGCGGTCGAGGGTAGAGCA CTTGGGGGTGGTTTCGAGCTTGCCTTGATG GCAGACTTTATCGTCGCTACACCGGAAGTCGAGTTTCGACTGCCTGAAATATCAATCGGTCTGATTCCCGGTGCTGGGGGTACACAACGAGTGACCGCCGCTGTGGGCAAGTATAGG GCAATGAATCTGATTCTACTAAATGAACCACTTTCCGGAAGCGAAGCCTATCAGGTCGGACTAGTTAGCAAACTCGTCGAACCAGGAATGGCTTTGTCGGGGGCGTTGGAGATTGCAGAGAAGCTGGCTTCTTGGAGTGCCCCAACCTTGATGGTGGCAAAGGAGGCAATATGCAGAG CGGACGAATTGCAGCATGACCATGAGTTTGAGCGGTCACTATACTATGCCACTTTCGGGACCCGCGATATGGCGGAGGGAGTAACTGCATTCCTCGAAAAGCGGGCACCTGTGTGGAGAACGCCATCATGA
- a CDS encoding CeGAL family transcription factor, whose translation MATPSSSATGLGGCDVLQWQHEGRPAKRRKGISMTSTCQPSPREIGIMRETERDDSATFLGSSSGIHFIRTVYSAFAKRSAVLQEARVRNQSLVPGEDDQLQRSPGKSHGLDELCLKHELSLQAPDSVSFESLVGWSRSYFEYWHPIFPFLHAPTVLKAMERVGESGIGSLDRINLAILRSILSISVVDNRQVQNSGMTADPIPSVLVYRTVQEAMESIHALLLEPSTLPLLQAVFSVQLVLTSVLRLNTASRVGGLISRTAFHLGLHRCPARFSCFSREDADIRRRLFWSIYCLERYLSQALGTPPSIQDDDIDVCYPDNERHGEIGKVPRAKGPHSHLRLLTHLAKFARLRGLILELRNKSILHSHNNTLAATYVNGELAQWWNEVYDDIYPMEEQLECPSQYETSLQPYHRLLLVVLRHESIISMNRPLLAAERHSPEYKPALQTCIESSRSLISALRTYLLAHNSGRSDQDGADSGKRQAPLSWPSFTWATWMSCLILMYAASEGEFSSISALKYAKLGISILENLSLRKSSWPETCIEAIRGMESALRINLDSDSREQTPVPRTFSRRTQRTTLSALSERRVDVEPNGSMDQDEGSSRADPLSSPWTSKRSTFNITEITSSHSTSTHEQRPLSEQAHHPSSYDLNNDQSTIGIETDNMDDYNSAGLVFGDTMGSQFPFAIAAGLDLAPFSTADPCAVTNLWSIADWPWMIHENFS comes from the coding sequence ATGGCCACACCGTCTTCATCTGCGACTGGTCTGGGTGGGTGTGACGTCTTGCAATGGCAGCATGAGGGCCGGCCAGCCAAAAGGCGCAAAGGGATCTCGATGACAAGCACGTGCCAGCCATCGCCTCGAGAGATTGGAATTATGAGAGAGACAGAACGGGATGATTCGGCAACATTTCTGGGAAGTTCCAGCGGTATTCATTTTATCCGCACAGTCTACAGCGCATTCGCAAAGCGTTCGGCGGTCTTACAGGAAGCGCGAGTCAGGAACCAGAGCTTAGTGCCTGGCGAAGACGATCAGTTACAAAGAAGCCCTGGCAAGTCTCACGGGTTGGATGAGCTCTGCCTGAAACATGAGTTATCTCTTCAAGCCCCTGATTCTGTGTCATTTGAGAGCCTCGTGGGATGGTCACGGAGCTACTTTGAGTATTGGCATCCCATCTTCCCGTTCCTACATGCACCGACCGTGCTGAAAGCCATGGAAAGGGTCGGGGAGAGCGGAATCGGGTCGCTGGACCGTATTAATCTAGCAATATTACGCTCTATACTTTCTATATCGGTGGTTGATAACCGCCAGGTGCAGAACTCTGGTATGACAGCGGACCCGATTCCTTCTGTACTGGTGTATCGAACCGTGCAAGAGGCGATGGAAAGCATCCATGCTTTGCTCCTGGAGCCCTCCACGCTTCCATTGTTGCAGGCAGTATTCAGCGTCCAGCTAGTACTGACGTCTGTATTACGTCTCAATACAGCTTCCAGGGTCGGGGGACTGATTAGTCGAACTGCGTTTCATCTAGGTCTTCATCGCTGTCCTGCACGGTTCTCGTGTTTCAGCCGTGAAGATGCAGATATCCGCCGTCGTCTTTTCTGGTCAATTTATTGTCTGGAAAGATATTTGTCCCAAGCTCTCGGAACACCGCCTAGTATACAGGATGACGACATCGACGTCTGCTATCCAGACAATGAAAGGCATGGAGAAATCGGAAAGGTGCCGCGGGCGAAGGGCCCTCACAGCCACTTGCGATTGCTTACCCATCTCGCCAAGTTTGCGAGACTTAGGGGTCTGATACTGGAGCTTCGCAACAAATCCATCCTGCACAGTCATAATAACACCCTCGCGGCCACGTATGTCAACGGTGAACTGGCGCAATGGTGGAATGAGGTCTATGACGATATTTATCCCATGGAAGAGCAGCTCGAATGTCCGTCCCAGTATGAAACGTCGCTGCAACCTTACCACCGACTGCTGCTTGTGGTGCTCAGGCACGAGTCCATCATATCAATGAATCGGCCATTACTCGCGGCTGAACGACACTCACCGGAATACAAACCAGCCCTACAGACTTGCATTGAGTCATCACGCTCTCTGATTTCAGCTTTGAGGACGTACTTGTTGGCTCATAATAGTGGTCGAAGTGACCAAGATGGCGCAGATAGTGGCAAACGCCAAGCGCCATTGTCATGGCCTTCATTTACCTGGGCTACCTGGATGTCCTGTCTTATCTTGATGTACGCAGCGTCGGAGGGCGAGTTTTCCAGTATAAGCGCCCTAAAATATGCTAAACTCGGCATCTCGATATTGGAAAATCTCTCCCTGCGCAAGAGTAGCTGGCCGGAAACTTGTATCGAAGCAATCAGAGGCATGGAGTCGGCGTTGAGAATCAACCTAGATTCTGATTCTCGGGAACAGACTCCGGTACCGAGGACTTTTTCCAGACGCACACAGCGGACAACGTTGTCAGCTTTAAGCGAGCGTCGGGTGGACGTAGAACCGAATGGTAGCATGGATCAGGATGAGGGCTCGTCACGAGCAGATCCCCTATCTTCGCCCTGGACGTCGAAAAGGAGTACTTTTAACATCACCGAGATAACGTCCAGTCATTCTACCTCAACACATGAGCAACGGCCCTTGTCAGAGCAGGCGCATCATCCGTCGAGTTATGATCTGAATAATGACCAGTCCACCATTGGAATAGAAACTGACAATATGGATGACTATAACTCAGCTGGTTTGGTATTCGGAGACACAATGGGCTCTCAGTTCCCCTTTGCGATTGCCGCTGGTCTTGATCTCGCTCCATTTTCAACTGCTGACCCGTGTGCTGTAACTAATCTATGGAGCATCGCGGACTGGCCTTGGATGATTCATGAGAACTTTTCATGA
- the tmpL gene encoding putative NRPS-like enzyme has product MMSPLVSPRDGNLFRSFGFGPQRPVPYPTVHHAFIDCAKQYPDTVAVCDLSWNKSVEVTYGKLLQYAQFVALRLQSHGVVPGSRIVLATKRSVEMVAGILGILMCGAQYIPLDGAVVPDETLAHAVIQSQNSVALCTGTFRSRLHSLPQVSSVLVLEDLLAEAEHTGIRASTTPLICEGDENSGCYVIYTSGTTGTPKGVDVKHGNVTNVVCHAPGNLGMSRGSRVGQVLSISFDMGAWEILGSLCNSATLVLRGSDWHAALQQVDTLICTPSILSRYRPQDFPNIRCIATAGEPCSQSLADKWAANGATFYNCCGPTEVTIINTMHRHQFGQQLTIGRPLPNTSVYILDDKQLPVVIGEVGTMWAGGAGITRGYLGQPEKTAERYRYDPFVDDGHSMMFNTGDLARWLPDGSLETLGRNDDQVKIKGFRVELDGVSASLASCPGVLEAAAIMVEGDVVAFVTPQALDLQQLQMHLKARLPYYAIPTQVHRVDEFPLTPNGKIDKRALAQLSRPQKKTSQSDTEMLDEKKHVVLNASRETVSTRSDSSDSLRKPLPLAEKKNRKVVRGLRYRIFIVYRRLFTLIWLANVAALLCILFIPKLGPQWISTIAFINLTIAVLVRQDAVINVLYTICCSVPKSWPLAIRRRCAKIYHLGGVHSGAAMAATAWFAGSIGYNIYNQVDDARALAKASPATLTLSLIVLLLLFSMIGFAYPTFRKKRHNTFERIHRFVGWTILGIIWIQTILSIRDQRGTQPLGRAVISSPNFWMLLVITASIASSWVFLRKVPVDAEVLSNHAVRLHFDYTMPVNGTFTRLSERPLLEWHSFATVPAPTAVNGRPKGYSLVVSRAGDWTGRQISKPPTHLWVRGIPTCGVMRIATLFNRVVLVGTGSGIGPLLGHIQVPTCPFRLVWSTPNPVDTFGRDVVDAVYAADSGAVVHDTRKQGRPDLVRLTWDAVQGFQAEAVIVISNEKLTKKVVYGMETRGVPAYGAIWDS; this is encoded by the exons ATGATGTCTCCTCTAGTCTCACCGCGAGACGGGAATCTTTTCCGATCGTTCGGCTTCGGCCCCCAGCGCCCTGTTCCTTATCCTACTGTTCACCATGCCTTCATAGATTGTGCGAAGCAGTATCCTGACACCGTCGCCGTCTGTGATCTTTCCTGGAACAAATCGGTCGAGGTCACATATGGTAAGCTGCTCCAATATGCTCAATTCGTTGCACTACGGCTTCAAAGTCATGGTGTGGTCCCTGGCAGCAGGATTGTGCTTGCGACAAAACGGAGTGTGGAGATGGTCGCAGGTATCCTAGGCATCCTCATGTGCGGTGCGCAGTATATTCCACTTGACGGCGCTGTTGTCCCAGACGAGACACTGGCACATGCCGTGATTCAATCCCAAAACTCTGTAGCTCTGTGCACGGGTACCTTCAGATCGCGACTGCACTCTCTGCCACAGGTATCCTCGGTTTTGGTTCTGGAGGACCTACTTGCTGAGGCGGAGCATACTGGGATCCGGGCCAGCACGACTCCTTTGATCTGTGAGGGAGACGAGAATTCAGGCTGCTATGTGATCTACACTTCTG GTACCACCGGAACCCCCAAAGGCGTCGATGTCAAGCATGGGAATGTTACAAACGTCGTCTGCCATGCGCCTGGCAACCTGGGCATGTCTCGTGGCTCGAGAGTGGGACAGGTATTGTCCATCAGTTTCGACATGG GTGCCTGGGAAATACTGGGAAGTCTCTGCAACAGCGCAACCTTGGTTTTGAGAGGATCCGATTGGCACGCGGCACTACAACAG GTGGATACACTGATATGCACTCCGAGCATACTCAGTCGATACCGCCCCCAAGACTTCCCCAATATCCGATGCATCGCTACGGCCGGAGAGCCATGCTCACAGAG CCTCGCCGATAAATGGGCTGCAAACGGAGCAACCTTCTACAACTGCTGCGGCCCAACCGAGgtcaccatcatcaataCCATGCATAGACACCAATTCGGCCAGCAATTAACCATAGGACGACCTCTCCCAAACACCAGTGTGTATATACTGGACGACAAGCAACTTCCAGTTGTGATTGGGGAGGTCGGGACCATGTGGGCTGGTGGAGCAGGGATCACAAGAGGGTATCTTGGACAGCCTGAGAAGACTGCTGAGCGCTATCGCTATGATCCTTTTGTTGACGATGG TCACTCAATGATGTTCAATACGGGTGATTTAGCCCGCTGGCTTCCTGATGGGAGCTTGGAAACTCTGGGACGCAATGATGATCAGGTCAAAATCAAG GGCTTCCGCGTTGAACTAGACGGTGTCAGCGCGTCATTGGCGTCGTGCCCAGGTGTATTGGAGGCTGCAGCCATCATGGTGGAAGGAGACGTCGTCGCATTCGTCACGCCTCAAGCACTCGATTTGCAGCAACTACAAATGCACTTAAAGGCGAGACTACCATACTATGCTATCCCAACACAAGTGCATAGGGTGGATGAGTTTCCACTGACGCCAAATGGCAAGATCGACAAACGAGCGCTCGCCCAGTTATCCCGTCCCCAAAAGAAGACATCGCAGTCTGATACGGAGATgctggacgagaagaagcaTGTTGTTCTAAACGCTTCTCGCGAGACAGTGTCAACCCGATCAGATTCATCCGACTCACTTCGCAAACCCCTGCCGttggcagagaagaagaaccgcAAGGTTGTCCGGGGACTCAGATACCGAATCTTTATTGTCTACCGGAGGCTTTTCACGCTCATTTGGCTTGCCAATGTTGCTGCGCTCTTGTGTATTCTGTTCATTCCCAAGCTTGGGCCCCAATGGATCTCAACAATTGCCTTCATCAACCTCACGAttgccgtcctcgtccgccAGGACGCTGTCATCAACGTTCTCTACACAATCTGCTGCTCTGTACCAAAGTCATGGCCATTGGCGATCCGCCGCCGGTGCGCAAAGATCTATCATCTTGGGGGAGTTCACTCGGGCGCTGCAATGGCCGCTACGGCCTGGTTTGCCGGCTCCATCGGGTATAATATCTACAACCAGGTTGACGATGCCCGAGCGCTTGCAAAAGCCTCACCTGCGACTCTCACCCTTTCCCTAATCGTGTTACTCCTGCTGTTTTCAATGATCGGCTTCGCATATCCGACTTTTAGAAAGAAGCGTCACAACACGTTCGAGCGAATCCATCGCTTCGTCGGCTGGACAATCCTCGGCATCATCTGGATCCAAACAATCCTCTCCATACGTGACCAGCGCGGCACACAACCTTTGGGGCGAGCCGTCATCTCTTCACCTAATTTCTGGatgctcctcgtcatcaccgcCAGCATTGCAAGTTCGTGGGTCTTCCTCCGGAAGGTTCCCGTCGACGCCGAGGTCCTCTCCAATCATGCTGTGCGACTTCACTTTGACTACACGATGCCCGTCAACGGGACCTTTACGCGACTATCCGAACGGCCTTTACTGGAGTGGCACTCGTTCGCGACTGTCCCAGCTCCAACCGCCGTGAACGGCAGACCGAAAGGGTACTCCTTAGTCGTGTCTCGCGCAGGAGACTGGACAGGACGGCAGATCAGCAAGCCACCCACCCACCTGTGGGTCCGCGGTATCCCCA CCTGCGGCGTGATGCGCATCGCAACGCTCTTCAACCGCGTCGTCCTAGTAGGCACCGGATCAGGCATTGGCCCTCTCCTCGGCCACATTCAAGTCCCAACGTGTCCGTTCCGGCTAGTCTGGTCGACGCCTAACCCAGTTGATACATTCGGGAGGGACGTGGTGGACGCAGTCTACGCCGCTGACTCGGGGGCGGTCGTGCACGACACCAGGAAGCAGGGGCGGCCGGATTTGGTGCGGCTGACGTGGGATGCGGTGCAGGGGTTTCAGGCCGAGGCGGTGATTGTGATTTCGAATGAGAAGTTGACGAAGAAGGTGGTTTATGGGATGGAGACGAGGGGCGTTCCTGCTTATGGGGCTATTTGGGATAGTTAG
- a CDS encoding sugar porter family MFS transporter, with the protein MASQSPSYLGLSGRALHWAQVALVGAPAFIVFGYNQAGVGPLATLQSWVKTFPQIDTINTTGSLEAHNSTSKGAVIASFQIGALIGALSCTLISDRLGRRKTIFLGSILTIIGEVLQVASYGLVQFVIGRIILGMGVGQYSVAVPVWQSECSSAKNRGQHVIIDGIFMCLGYSLCNWIDFGLSRIPQSTTQWRVPLALSLLPALVILLSVFLLPESPRWLVQVNRAEEATHSLASLKGLPANDEAIRAEISGIESSLELTAQSKGSLMEMFDPNDQERLFYRFCLCIILQFFQQMCGGNLISVYASTIFEQNLGLSASLSKNLAACALTWKFICCFIAFFTIDRLGRRVVFMISGTGMAICMIALAITNSRGTDNKGASIASVVFLFLFNLFYPIGFLGGNFLYCTEVAPVRLRVAMSSISTANHWLWNFVVVMVTPIALDTIGYQYYVMYAVLSACIPLLVYFFYPETMNRNLELLNHVFRDASSPWKIVSMAKHLPQGEVTEADLMEMNKKGDGCSVEMAEKV; encoded by the coding sequence ATGGCGTCCCAATCCCCCAGTTACCTCGGGCTCTCTGGAAGAGCCCTGCACTGGGCCCAGGTAGCTCTGGTAGGTGCCCCTGCCTTCATTGTCTTCGGATACAACCAAGCTGGTGTCGGTCCCCTGGCGACACTCCAGAGCTGGGTCAAGACCTTCCCTCAGATCGACACGATCAACACGACAGGTTCTCTCGAAGCACACAATTCCACCTCCAAGGGTGCTGTCATTGCCTCGTTCCAGATCGGAGCCCTCATCGGGGCTCTGTCTTGCACGCTGATCTCGGACAGACTGGGTCGCCGGAAGACTATATTCCTCGGTTCTATCCTCACCATCATTGGGGAGGTCCTGCAAGTGGCATCCTACGGACTGGTGCAATTCGTTATCGGCCGTATTATACTTGGTATGGGTGTTGGTCAGTACAGTGTCGCTGTACCAGTATGGCAGTCGGAATGTTCGTCGGCAAAAAACAGAGGACAACATGTTATCATAGATGGTATATTCATGTGTCTTGGTTACTCACTGTGCAACTGGATCGATTTTGGCCTGAGTCGCATCCCCCAGAGCACGACACAATGGCGAGTCCCGCTTGCCCTGTCGCTGCTCCCTGCCCTTGTCATCCTTCTTTCTGTCTTTTTACTTCCGGAATCGCCGCGATGGCTGGTCCAGGTCAACCGCGCCGAGGAGGCAACCCACTCGCTCGCATCGCTAAAGGGCCTGCCTGCCAACGACGAGGCAATCCGGGCCGAAATTTCGGGCATTGAATCATCGCTTGAGTTGACCGCGCAATCCAAAGGCTctttgatggagatgttcGACCCCAACGACCAGGAGCGACTATTCTACCGCTTCTGTCTCTGTATCATCCTGCAATTCTTCCAGCAGATGTGCGGTGGTAATCTGATCTCTGTGTACGCCTCAACGATATTTGAGCAGAACCTCGGCCTCAGCGCCAGCCTGTCCAAGAACCTGGCCGCCTGCGCCTTAACATGGAAAttcatctgctgcttcatcgccttcttcaccatcgaCCGGCTCGGCCGTCGAGTCGTCTTCATGATCAGCGGCACTGGCATGGCGATTTGCATGATTGCGCTGGCCATCACCAACAGCCGCGGCACAGATAACAAGGGCGCGTCCATCGCCtccgtcgtcttcctcttcctcttcaatctcttctaCCCGATCGGCTTCCTCGGCGGTAATTTCCTCTACTGTACGGAAGTGGCTCCCGTTCGACTGCGTGTGGCAATGTCGTCCATCTCGACGGCGAACCACTGGCTGTGGAACTTTGTCGTCGTGATGGTCACGCCCATCGCACTGGACACGATCGGGTACCAGTACTACGTCATGTATGCCGTGCTCTCGGCGTGCATCCCATTGCTGGTGTACTTCTTCTACCCCGAGACTATGAACCGCAACCTGGAGTTGCTGAACCATGTTTTCAGGGACGCGTCGTCCCCCTGGAAAATTGTTTCTATGGCGAAGCATCTGCCTCAGGGTGAGGTCACCGAGGCAGACCTGATGGAGATGAACAAGAAGGGCGATGGGTGCTCTGTCgagatggcggagaaggtCTAG
- a CDS encoding putative tartrate dehydrogenase has translation MSPSVSPNKTYNIAAIPADGIGPEVIGAGITALNALSETLNTFKLNFTTYDWSSETYKKTGKYIPDGGLDELKKHDAILFGAVGAPDVPDHISLWGLRLAICQPLQQYANVRPTKIFRGTESPLRRCKTGDLDWVIIRENSEGEYAGQGGRSHRGKAWEVATETAIFSRHGVERIMRFAFETAQKRPRKLLTVVTKSNAQRNGMVLWDEVAAEVARDFPDVTVDKMLVDAMTTRMVLKPETLDTIVATNLHADILSDLAAALAGSIGIAPTSNLDPTRENPSMFEPIHGSAFDITGKGIANPVATFWTAAEMLAWLGEEDAAKKLLNCVEDVCEMGILTPDLGGNATTREVTEAVVGQIRKLAAAQ, from the exons ATGTCTCCCTCTGTTTCACCTAACAAGACGTATAACATCGCTGCTATTCCCGCCGACGGCATTGGTCCCGAGGTCATCGGGGCAGGTATTACGGCCCTCAATGCCCTCAGCGAAACCCTCAACACCTTCAAGCTTAACTTTACGACCTACGACTGGAGCTCAGAGACTTACAAGAAGACCGGCAAATACATCCCCGACGGCGGTCTCGacgagctgaagaagcacgACGCAATCTTATTCGGTGCTGTCGGTGCACCTG ATGTCCCCGATCACATCTCGCTCTGGGGTCTCCGACTGGCGATCTGCCAGCCGCTACAGCAATATGCCAATGTCCGACCAACCAAGATCTTCCGCGGCACAGAGTCGCCTCTCCGCAGATGCAAGACCGGCGATCTGGACTGGGTGATCATTCGTGAGAACAGCGAGGGCGAGTATGCGGGTCAGGGCGGACGCTCGCACCGAGGCAAGGCGTGGGAAGTAGCCACCGAGACGGCCATCTTCTCACGACACGGCGTGGAGAGAATCATGCGCTTTGCGTTTGAGACGGCGCAGAAGAGACCTCGAAAGCTACTGACGGTCGTGACGAAAAGTAATGCGCAGCGCAATGGGATGGTGCTCTGGGATGAGGTGGCTGCGGAGGTCGCCAGGGACTTTCCCGATGTTACTGTGGACAAGATGCTGGTGGACGCGATGACCACGCGAATGGTGCTCAAGCCCGAGACGCTGGACACGATCGTGGCGACGAATCTT CATGCAGACATCCTCTCCGACCTCGCTGCAGCGCTGGCTGGGTCCATCGGGATTGCCCCGACCTCGAACCTGGACCCCACGCGGGAGAATCCCAGCATGTTCGAGCCTATCCACGGGTCTGCATTTGACATCACGGGTAAGGGCATTGCGAACCCCGTCGCGACGTTTTGGACGGCTGCGGAAATGCTGGCCTGGCTGGGAGAGGAAGATGCAGCGAAGAAGCTTCTGAACTGCGTCGAGGATGTGTGTGAGATGGGGATTCTCACTCCCGATCTGGGGGGAAATGCCACCACAAGGGAGGTCACCGAGGCCGTGGTGGGGCAGATTCGGAAGTTGGCCGCTGCACAATAA